From Deltaproteobacteria bacterium GWC2_65_14, the proteins below share one genomic window:
- a CDS encoding 50S ribosomal protein L31, whose product MRENIHPNYVKSAVKCACGNTFETESTVPEIKVAICANCHPFFTGKQKLIDTAGRIEKFEKKYRKVR is encoded by the coding sequence ATGAGGGAAAACATCCACCCGAACTACGTGAAGTCGGCCGTGAAGTGCGCCTGCGGCAACACCTTCGAGACCGAGTCGACGGTTCCGGAGATCAAGGTCGCCATCTGCGCGAACTGCCACCCCTTCTTCACCGGCAAGCAGAAGCTGATCGACACCGCGGGCCGGATCGAGAAGTTCGAGAAGAAGTACAGGAAGGTCCGCTAG
- a CDS encoding UDP-N-acetylglucosamine 1-carboxyvinyltransferase: MDTFHVRGGRRLQGSVPVSGAKNAVLPIMAAALLADGPVEILGAPFLRDVDTFGRLLGQMGAGVERIAPEGGRGGIRVVSRPDLKPEAPYDLVKTMRASVLVLGPLVARYGRARISLPGGCAIGARPIDQHLKGLERLGARTTLTEGYIEAEAGRLSGATVTFDLQTVTGTENLMMAATLAQGTTVLKNAAREPEICDLAKALRAMGARIEGDGTGEIVIHGVPALSGARHEVMADRIEAATLLLAGAITGGDVTVEGADPAAMDSVLSKLAESGASVSTVSGGVRVLRDGPIRSVNVKTSPYPGFPTDVQAQFMAYMCLGDGFSIVRETIFENRFMHVAELRRMGGRIDVSGNTAAVKGVPALSGAPCMATDLRASASLVLAGLAASGTTEILRIYHLDRGYESLEKKLSSLGAEIARVQE, translated from the coding sequence CTGGACACCTTTCATGTCCGGGGAGGGCGGCGGCTCCAGGGATCCGTCCCGGTTTCCGGGGCGAAGAACGCCGTCCTTCCGATCATGGCCGCAGCGCTGCTCGCGGACGGCCCCGTCGAGATCCTCGGGGCCCCCTTCCTTCGGGACGTCGACACCTTCGGCCGGCTCCTCGGGCAGATGGGGGCCGGCGTGGAGCGGATCGCGCCGGAAGGGGGGCGGGGGGGGATCCGGGTCGTCTCCCGCCCGGATCTGAAGCCGGAGGCCCCCTACGACCTGGTCAAGACGATGCGCGCCTCCGTGCTGGTCCTCGGGCCGCTGGTGGCGAGGTACGGCAGGGCGAGGATCTCCCTTCCCGGGGGATGCGCGATCGGGGCGCGACCGATCGATCAGCACCTCAAGGGGCTGGAGCGGCTCGGAGCCCGGACGACCCTCACGGAGGGGTACATCGAGGCGGAGGCCGGACGACTGTCCGGGGCCACGGTCACCTTCGATCTCCAGACGGTCACCGGGACGGAGAACCTGATGATGGCCGCTACCCTCGCGCAGGGGACCACCGTGCTGAAGAACGCCGCCCGGGAGCCGGAGATCTGCGACCTGGCGAAGGCGCTCCGGGCGATGGGAGCGAGGATCGAGGGGGACGGGACCGGCGAGATCGTGATCCACGGCGTGCCCGCCCTCTCCGGCGCGCGGCACGAGGTGATGGCCGACCGCATCGAGGCGGCGACCCTGCTGCTGGCGGGGGCGATCACCGGGGGCGACGTCACCGTGGAAGGGGCGGACCCCGCTGCGATGGACTCGGTCCTATCGAAGCTTGCCGAGAGCGGGGCTTCCGTCTCGACGGTTTCGGGCGGGGTGCGGGTCCTGCGGGACGGGCCGATCCGCTCGGTGAACGTGAAGACCTCCCCCTACCCCGGGTTTCCGACCGACGTGCAGGCGCAGTTCATGGCCTACATGTGCCTGGGGGACGGCTTCAGCATCGTCCGGGAGACGATCTTCGAGAACCGGTTCATGCATGTGGCCGAGTTGCGGAGGATGGGGGGACGGATCGACGTCTCCGGGAACACCGCGGCGGTCAAGGGGGTTCCCGCGCTCTCCGGCGCTCCCTGCATGGCGACCGACCTGCGGGCCTCGGCCTCCCTCGTGCTGGCCGGGTTGGCCGCGTCCGGGACCACCGAGATCCTCCGGATCTACCACCTCGATCGGGGGTACGAGTCGCTGGAGAAAAAACTTTCCTCCCTGGGGGCGGAGATCGCCCGGGTCCAGGAATAG
- a CDS encoding histidine triad nucleotide-binding protein, with the protein MAEECIFCKIVRKEVPSQPLHEDHDLLAFPDQNPVAPVHVIIVPKEHMVNLNEAGAKDVPLLGKMLRLASRIANEKGIAESGYRVVVNNGEDGGQVVPHLHLHLIGGKGLGHKLG; encoded by the coding sequence ATGGCCGAGGAATGCATTTTCTGCAAGATCGTCCGGAAAGAGGTTCCGTCGCAACCGCTGCATGAGGACCACGACCTGCTCGCCTTCCCGGACCAGAATCCCGTGGCTCCGGTCCATGTGATTATCGTTCCCAAGGAGCACATGGTGAACCTGAACGAGGCGGGCGCGAAGGACGTGCCGCTGCTCGGGAAAATGCTGCGGTTGGCCTCCCGGATCGCGAACGAGAAGGGGATCGCCGAGTCCGGCTACCGGGTGGTCGTCAACAACGGGGAGGACGGCGGACAGGTGGTCCCGCACCTCCACCTCCACCTGATCGGGGGGAAGGGGCTCGGGCACAAGCTGGGCTGA
- a CDS encoding transcription termination factor Rho, which translates to MNLKELKAMRIGDLTEIAKSLHVDGAAGLKKQELIFAILQAQTDQEVVVSGEGVLEVLPDGYGFLRSPDSNYLPGPDDIYVSPSQIRRFALRTGDTVTGQIRSPKGDERYFALLKVEKINTEDPEVSKDKIIFDNLTPLYPQEKFMMEHVHDNYSTRVIDLMAPIGMGQRALITSPPRAGKTIILQNIANALSKNHPEVVLIVLLIDERPEEVTDMQRSVKGEVISSTFDEPAQRHVQVAEMVLEKAKRLVEHKKDVVILLDSVTRLARAYNAVVPPSGKVLSGGVDANALQKPKRFFGAARNIEEGGSLTIIATALIETGSRMDEVIFEEFKGTGNMELVLDRKISEKRIFPAIDINKSGTRKEELLLEKSVLQRIWVLRKFLSPLSPAESMEFLLDKISKTKTNKEFLESMNT; encoded by the coding sequence ATGAATCTGAAAGAGCTGAAGGCCATGCGGATCGGGGACCTTACCGAAATCGCGAAAAGCCTCCACGTGGACGGGGCGGCCGGGCTGAAGAAGCAGGAGCTGATCTTCGCCATCCTGCAGGCCCAGACCGACCAGGAAGTCGTCGTGTCGGGAGAAGGGGTGCTCGAGGTGCTCCCGGACGGGTACGGGTTCCTCCGCTCGCCGGACTCGAACTACCTCCCCGGCCCCGACGACATCTACGTGTCCCCCTCCCAGATCCGCCGGTTCGCCCTCCGGACGGGAGACACCGTGACCGGACAGATCCGCTCTCCCAAGGGGGACGAGCGCTACTTCGCCCTCCTGAAGGTGGAGAAGATCAACACCGAGGATCCGGAGGTCAGCAAGGACAAGATCATCTTCGACAACCTGACCCCGCTCTATCCGCAGGAAAAGTTCATGATGGAGCATGTCCACGACAACTACTCGACGCGGGTCATCGACCTCATGGCGCCGATCGGCATGGGGCAGCGGGCGCTGATCACCTCCCCGCCGCGCGCCGGGAAGACGATCATCCTCCAGAACATCGCGAACGCCCTCTCGAAGAACCACCCCGAGGTCGTCCTCATCGTCCTGCTCATCGACGAGCGGCCCGAGGAAGTCACCGACATGCAGCGCAGCGTGAAGGGGGAGGTGATCTCCTCGACCTTCGACGAGCCGGCCCAGCGGCACGTGCAGGTGGCCGAGATGGTGCTGGAGAAGGCCAAGCGCCTCGTGGAGCACAAGAAGGACGTGGTGATCCTCCTGGACAGCGTCACCCGGCTGGCGCGGGCCTACAACGCCGTCGTCCCGCCGTCGGGCAAGGTGCTCTCGGGCGGGGTGGACGCGAACGCGCTCCAGAAGCCGAAGCGGTTCTTCGGCGCTGCACGGAACATCGAGGAGGGGGGATCGCTGACCATCATCGCCACCGCCCTCATCGAGACCGGGAGCCGGATGGACGAGGTGATCTTCGAGGAGTTCAAGGGAACGGGGAACATGGAGCTGGTCCTCGACCGGAAGATCTCGGAGAAGCGGATCTTCCCGGCCATCGACATCAACAAGTCGGGGACGAGGAAGGAGGAGCTCCTGCTGGAGAAGAGCGTCCTCCAGAGGATCTGGGTCCTGCGGAAGTTCCTCTCCCCGCTCTCCCCGGCGGAAAGCATGGAGTTCCTCCTGGACAAGATCTCCAAGACGAAGACGAACAAGGAATTCCTCGAATCGATGAATACGTAA
- a CDS encoding glutamyl-tRNA amidotransferase has translation MDLRERIRQDMQKAAKERDSLALSALRMAVAAIQNGEIEARGELADDAVLRLLGTLVKQRREAIDLYRRGNRPELAEKEAQEITVLERYLPEALSTSEIEALAGEAIRAAEAKGPGDLGRVMKELMPKVAGRADGKAVREIVHRLLAG, from the coding sequence ATGGACCTGAGGGAACGGATACGGCAGGACATGCAGAAGGCGGCCAAGGAGCGGGACTCCTTGGCCCTTTCTGCTTTGCGGATGGCGGTTGCCGCCATCCAGAACGGCGAAATCGAGGCCCGCGGGGAGCTCGCGGACGACGCGGTCCTCCGGCTGCTCGGGACACTGGTGAAGCAGCGCCGGGAGGCCATCGACCTGTACCGGCGGGGGAACCGGCCCGAGCTGGCCGAGAAGGAAGCGCAGGAGATCACCGTGCTCGAGCGATACCTGCCCGAGGCGCTCTCCACGTCGGAGATCGAAGCGCTCGCCGGGGAAGCCATCCGGGCGGCCGAAGCCAAGGGTCCGGGCGACCTGGGCCGCGTCATGAAGGAACTGATGCCGAAGGTGGCGGGACGGGCCGACGGCAAGGCCGTCCGCGAGATTGTCCATCGTCTGCTGGCCGGGTAG
- a CDS encoding protein-(glutamine-N5) methyltransferase, release factor-specific, which translates to MRLAELLARCRREMESRGLPPDPDSEILSAALAGVARPRLFAEREREVGDPTSVLEGWIRRRASGEPLQYILGDWEFYGREFRLSRDTLIPRPETEGLVEGVVEGWKRSGKCAGLLLDVGTGCGAIAVTLAAELPRVRVVAVDVCMGALSVARGNALRHGVLGRVRLLRSDAYSALKSGARFDVVISNPPYVSETEWESLPREVRDFEPAVALLGGPDGLSVIRRLVREGAGFLLPGGELRCEIGETQGDAVRRLPCGPLRFAGVERDLAGRDRVARWVLPAAE; encoded by the coding sequence ATGCGCCTTGCCGAACTCCTCGCTCGGTGCCGGCGGGAGATGGAATCCCGGGGGCTTCCCCCGGACCCCGACTCCGAGATCCTCTCGGCCGCCCTCGCCGGCGTGGCCCGGCCCAGGCTGTTCGCGGAGCGGGAGCGCGAGGTGGGCGACCCGACCTCCGTGCTGGAAGGATGGATCCGGCGGAGGGCCTCGGGGGAGCCGCTCCAGTATATTCTCGGCGACTGGGAATTCTACGGGAGGGAGTTCCGCCTCTCCCGAGACACCCTCATCCCCCGCCCCGAAACGGAAGGGCTGGTCGAAGGGGTGGTCGAGGGATGGAAGCGGTCCGGCAAATGCGCGGGGCTTCTGCTGGACGTGGGCACCGGGTGCGGGGCGATCGCCGTAACGTTGGCCGCGGAGCTCCCCCGGGTCCGGGTGGTGGCCGTGGACGTCTGCATGGGCGCCCTGTCCGTCGCCAGAGGGAACGCGCTGCGGCACGGGGTCCTGGGGCGTGTCCGGCTCCTCCGGTCGGACGCATATTCCGCCTTGAAAAGCGGGGCCCGTTTTGATGTAGTGATTTCAAATCCTCCGTACGTCTCCGAAACGGAATGGGAATCCCTTCCCCGGGAAGTGCGGGACTTCGAGCCTGCCGTCGCGCTGCTGGGAGGGCCGGACGGGCTTTCCGTGATCCGCCGACTGGTGCGGGAAGGGGCCGGGTTCCTCCTCCCCGGGGGGGAGCTCCGGTGCGAAATCGGGGAAACGCAGGGAGATGCGGTGCGTCGTCTCCCTTGCGGCCCGCTCCGTTTCGCAGGCGTGGAGAGGGATCTCGCCGGGCGCGACCGGGTGGCCCGCTGGGTGCTCCCGGCGGCGGAATAG
- the hisB gene encoding imidazoleglycerol-phosphate dehydratase (catalyzes the dehydration of D-erythro-1-(imidazol-4-yl)glycerol 3-phosphate to 3-(imidazol-4-yl)-2-oxopropyl phosphate in histidine biosynthesis), with protein MPREAQSSRKTKETDISVTLRLDGAGEGRISTTVPFFDHMLTLFARHGFFDLAVAAKGDTDVDFHHIVEDVGICLGEAFRRALGDMTGIARYGHASLPMIEALAEVSVDVSARPHLVFRCPLAREKVGTFDVELVEEFLRAFSQSSGICLHVNVPYGSNAHHTVEAVFKGLGRAMSDAVRPDPRVRGVHSSKGVLG; from the coding sequence ATGCCGAGGGAAGCGCAGAGTTCCCGGAAGACGAAGGAGACCGACATCTCGGTGACGCTCCGGCTGGACGGGGCCGGAGAGGGGAGAATCTCCACCACGGTCCCCTTTTTCGACCACATGCTGACGCTCTTCGCTCGCCACGGCTTCTTCGACCTGGCCGTCGCGGCGAAGGGGGACACCGACGTCGACTTCCACCATATCGTCGAGGACGTGGGAATCTGCCTCGGGGAGGCGTTCCGGCGGGCGCTCGGGGACATGACGGGGATCGCCCGGTACGGCCACGCGAGCCTGCCGATGATCGAGGCGCTGGCCGAGGTCTCGGTGGACGTCTCGGCCCGCCCCCACCTCGTGTTTCGGTGCCCTCTCGCGCGCGAGAAGGTCGGGACGTTCGACGTCGAGCTTGTGGAGGAGTTCCTCCGGGCCTTCTCCCAGTCCTCCGGCATCTGCCTCCACGTGAATGTGCCGTACGGATCGAACGCCCACCACACCGTCGAGGCGGTCTTCAAGGGGCTGGGGCGGGCGATGTCCGATGCGGTCCGGCCCGACCCGAGGGTCCGGGGGGTTCATTCGTCGAAAGGCGTCCTGGGATGA
- a CDS encoding histidinol dehydrogenase, whose product MKSGTAAFRNALLAAERRGGTESDKVRPVVSEILARVRKGGDDALAEYTLRFDRFDPRRTGFRLSPRAVEAGWSRTSKRLRGSLEAAAERIDAFHRKQREEGFTLEYPGAVVGQRVLPVARAGVYVPGGKAAYPSTLLMNAIPARVAGVREIYAACAAPGGTVPDVVLAAARIAGVTGLFRIGGAQAIAALAYGTESVPKVDVVTGPGNAYVTEAKRQVYGTVGIDMLAGPSELVVLADRTARAAYVAADLLSQAEHDEDAFVALVTDSPALARKVGAELSRQSAALPRKKILAAALSRACGFLVKGIPEGIETVNRLAPEHLSVMVEDPWAALGKIRNAGTAFLGPYSPVAVGDYIAGINHTLPTGGAARFSSPLGVANFLKRINVVSYQSQALAVDAPHVVRIAGKEGLLAHARAVRVRTEGGG is encoded by the coding sequence GTGAAGTCGGGGACTGCGGCATTCCGGAACGCGCTGCTCGCCGCGGAGCGCCGCGGGGGAACGGAGTCGGACAAGGTCCGTCCGGTCGTCTCCGAGATCCTGGCCCGGGTCCGGAAGGGAGGGGACGACGCCCTGGCCGAATACACCCTCCGCTTCGACCGGTTCGACCCGCGGAGGACGGGGTTCCGCCTCTCCCCGCGGGCCGTGGAGGCCGGCTGGTCGCGGACGTCGAAGCGGCTCCGCGGGTCGCTCGAGGCCGCCGCGGAGCGGATCGACGCCTTCCACCGGAAGCAGCGGGAGGAGGGGTTCACCCTGGAATATCCCGGGGCGGTCGTGGGACAGAGGGTCCTCCCGGTCGCCCGCGCGGGGGTGTACGTCCCCGGGGGAAAGGCGGCCTACCCCTCGACCCTGCTCATGAACGCGATTCCCGCGCGGGTGGCGGGGGTTCGGGAGATCTACGCCGCCTGCGCCGCACCGGGAGGAACGGTTCCGGACGTCGTCCTCGCGGCGGCCCGGATCGCCGGGGTCACCGGCCTGTTCCGCATCGGGGGAGCGCAGGCGATCGCGGCGCTCGCGTACGGAACGGAATCCGTTCCGAAGGTCGACGTGGTGACCGGCCCCGGGAACGCCTACGTGACGGAGGCCAAGCGCCAGGTGTACGGGACGGTGGGGATCGACATGCTCGCGGGGCCCAGCGAACTGGTCGTCCTGGCCGACCGGACCGCGCGGGCGGCCTACGTGGCGGCGGACCTGCTCTCCCAGGCCGAGCACGACGAGGACGCCTTCGTCGCCCTCGTGACCGATTCCCCGGCGCTCGCCCGGAAGGTCGGCGCGGAACTCTCCCGGCAGTCGGCGGCGCTTCCCCGGAAGAAGATCCTGGCCGCCGCGCTTTCCCGCGCCTGCGGTTTCCTGGTGAAGGGGATTCCCGAGGGGATCGAGACGGTGAACCGGCTGGCGCCGGAGCACCTCTCCGTGATGGTCGAGGACCCCTGGGCCGCGCTCGGAAAGATCCGGAACGCGGGGACCGCCTTCCTGGGGCCGTACAGCCCCGTCGCCGTGGGGGATTACATCGCCGGGATCAACCACACCCTCCCCACGGGAGGGGCGGCCCGCTTTTCCTCCCCTCTGGGGGTGGCGAACTTCCTCAAGAGAATTAACGTGGTATCATATCAATCCCAAGCCCTTGCCGTCGACGCGCCGCATGTCGTGCGGATCGCCGGGAAGGAGGGGCTGCTTGCGCACGCGAGGGCGGTGCGGGTGCGGACGGAAGGGGGGGGCTGA
- a CDS encoding 30S ribosomal protein S21: MPGVRVKEEEPFESVLKRFKKQCEKAGILSEIRKREHYEKPSVKRKKKALAARKRALKKMKKMSR, encoded by the coding sequence ATGCCGGGCGTCCGGGTGAAGGAAGAGGAGCCCTTTGAGAGTGTGCTGAAGCGGTTCAAGAAGCAGTGCGAAAAGGCCGGGATCCTGTCGGAGATCCGCAAGCGCGAGCACTACGAAAAGCCGAGCGTGAAGCGGAAGAAGAAGGCACTCGCGGCCAGGAAACGAGCGCTGAAGAAAATGAAGAAGATGAGCCGGTAG
- a CDS encoding peptide chain release factor 1 produces the protein MQDKLASIAARVEEINRILSDPAVSGDRRELQKLGRELAELRPLSDAYGEHRRIVRELEENRELAQSEKDPEMRAMAKEEIARLSAEQERIEAQLRVLLLPKDPNDEKNILIEIRAGAGGEEAALFASELFRSYSMYAAGKGWKVEVLSQSDTGIGGTREVIAMIEGKGAYSRLKYESGVHRVQRVPETEAGGRIHTSTVTVAVIPEAEEVDVQIGPDDLRIDVFRSSGPGGQSVNTTDSAVRITHTPTGLVVSCQDEKSQLKNKSKALKILRSRLYDLELEKQRSERADMRRSLVGTGDRSERIRTYNFPQHRVTDHRIGLTVHQLSQVMDGGFDPFVEALVAHAQVEALKHTG, from the coding sequence TTGCAGGATAAGCTGGCATCGATCGCGGCGCGGGTCGAGGAGATCAACCGCATCCTCTCCGATCCGGCGGTGTCGGGGGATCGGCGGGAGCTCCAGAAACTCGGCCGGGAGCTGGCCGAGCTGCGCCCCCTCTCCGACGCCTACGGAGAGCACCGGAGGATCGTCCGGGAACTGGAGGAGAACCGGGAGCTCGCCCAGTCGGAAAAGGATCCCGAGATGCGGGCGATGGCCAAGGAGGAGATCGCGCGGCTCTCGGCGGAGCAGGAGCGGATCGAGGCGCAGCTCCGGGTCCTCCTCCTGCCGAAGGACCCCAACGACGAGAAGAACATCCTGATCGAGATCCGGGCGGGCGCCGGCGGGGAGGAGGCGGCGCTCTTCGCCTCCGAGCTCTTCCGGTCCTACTCCATGTACGCGGCGGGAAAGGGCTGGAAGGTGGAGGTGCTCTCCCAAAGCGACACGGGAATCGGGGGCACCCGGGAGGTCATCGCGATGATCGAGGGGAAGGGGGCCTACAGCCGCCTGAAGTACGAGAGCGGGGTCCACCGGGTCCAGCGGGTTCCGGAGACGGAGGCGGGGGGGAGGATCCACACCTCGACCGTCACCGTGGCCGTGATCCCGGAGGCCGAGGAGGTGGATGTGCAGATCGGCCCCGACGACCTCAGGATCGACGTCTTCCGCTCCTCCGGGCCCGGGGGGCAGAGCGTGAACACCACCGACTCGGCGGTCCGGATCACCCACACCCCCACCGGCCTGGTCGTCTCCTGCCAGGACGAGAAGTCCCAGCTGAAGAACAAGTCGAAGGCCTTGAAGATCCTCCGGTCCCGGCTCTACGACCTCGAGCTGGAGAAGCAGCGGTCGGAACGGGCCGACATGCGGCGCTCCCTGGTGGGGACCGGAGACCGGAGCGAGCGGATCCGGACCTACAATTTCCCCCAGCACCGGGTGACGGATCACCGGATCGGCCTCACGGTCCACCAGCTTTCCCAGGTGATGGACGGGGGGTTCGACCCGTTCGTGGAGGCGCTGGTCGCCCACGCCCAGGTCGAGGCGCTCAAGCACACCGGGTGA
- a CDS encoding phosphoribosyl-AMP cyclohydrolase, translated as MTAEEFIAIVKFDERGLVPVVTQDVSDNAVLMVAWANAEALRNTVSCGRASYWSRSRKSLWVKGETSGNVQEVEEVLYDCDADTILYRVRQSGPACHTGERTCFYRSAYKRRGE; from the coding sequence ATGACGGCGGAGGAATTCATCGCCATCGTGAAGTTCGACGAACGGGGGCTGGTCCCCGTCGTCACGCAGGACGTGAGCGACAACGCGGTCCTCATGGTCGCCTGGGCGAACGCCGAGGCGCTGCGGAACACCGTTTCGTGCGGACGGGCCTCCTATTGGAGCCGCTCCAGGAAGTCCCTGTGGGTCAAGGGGGAAACCTCGGGCAACGTCCAGGAGGTGGAGGAAGTGCTGTACGACTGCGACGCGGACACGATCCTCTACCGGGTCCGGCAGTCCGGGCCCGCCTGTCACACGGGGGAGAGAACCTGCTTCTATCGGAGCGCCTACAAACGCCGGGGGGAATGA
- a CDS encoding FAD-dependent thymidylate synthase — MNVLLLQCTPEPERLVALAARLCYSPATIGDLREEITRKDVRSLVRRVLSMGHASVLEHVAFTFGVEGISRAASHQLVRHRIASYSQQSQRYVSSDFGYVVPKALRDGNPGGGKGRLAGRFERHMRQSSALYGEMLRGGIPAEDARFVLPNATETKILVTMNARELHHFFSLRLCRRAQWEIREMAGRMLAIAREQAPLLFEKAGPGCVRGRCPEGEMSCGDPKGVRAEIAALGKGSP; from the coding sequence GTGAACGTCCTCCTCCTGCAGTGCACCCCGGAGCCCGAGCGGCTGGTGGCCCTTGCCGCCCGTCTCTGCTACTCGCCGGCGACCATCGGCGACCTGCGGGAGGAGATCACCCGGAAGGATGTCCGCAGCCTCGTCCGGCGGGTTCTCTCGATGGGGCACGCCTCCGTCCTCGAGCATGTCGCCTTCACCTTCGGCGTGGAGGGGATCTCCCGGGCCGCTTCCCATCAGCTCGTGCGCCACAGGATCGCCTCCTACTCCCAGCAGAGCCAGCGGTACGTCTCCTCCGACTTCGGGTACGTGGTTCCAAAGGCGCTCCGGGACGGGAATCCGGGCGGCGGGAAGGGCCGGCTGGCGGGGCGGTTCGAGCGGCACATGCGGCAGAGCTCGGCGCTCTACGGGGAGATGCTCCGCGGGGGGATCCCGGCGGAGGACGCCCGCTTCGTGCTCCCGAACGCCACGGAGACGAAGATCCTGGTGACGATGAACGCCCGGGAGCTGCATCACTTCTTCTCGCTGCGCCTCTGCCGCCGCGCCCAGTGGGAGATCCGGGAGATGGCGGGGCGGATGCTCGCGATCGCCCGGGAGCAGGCCCCCCTGCTCTTCGAGAAGGCGGGCCCGGGGTGTGTCCGCGGCCGCTGCCCCGAGGGGGAGATGAGCTGCGGGGACCCGAAGGGGGTCCGGGCGGAAATCGCGGCCCTGGGGAAGGGGTCCCCGTGA
- a CDS encoding imidazole glycerol phosphate synthase, glutamine amidotransferase subunit — translation MSGEAAIGVVDYGMGNLRSVGKALESLGFPVIVSGSPRDLSRCRGIVLPGVGAFRDCMENLRRQGLIPFLSDRLAEGSPFLGICLGLQVLFTESEEFGRYEGLGFLPGKVVRFPRGLSGPSPSGKKSVLKVPHMGWNQVARVQDHPVLRGIPDGTYFYFVHSYYVSPEDPSVVACRTSYGVEFAAAVGKGNLLAVQFHPEKSQAAGLAVLSSFGRLCREAA, via the coding sequence ATGAGCGGGGAGGCGGCCATCGGGGTCGTCGACTACGGCATGGGGAACCTGCGCAGCGTCGGCAAGGCGCTGGAGTCGCTCGGGTTCCCGGTGATCGTGAGCGGAAGCCCGCGGGATCTCTCCCGGTGCCGGGGGATCGTGCTGCCGGGAGTGGGGGCGTTCCGCGACTGCATGGAGAATCTGCGGCGGCAGGGGCTGATTCCCTTCCTGTCCGACCGCCTCGCGGAGGGGAGTCCGTTCCTCGGGATCTGCCTCGGGCTGCAGGTCCTCTTCACCGAGAGCGAGGAGTTCGGGCGGTACGAAGGGCTCGGGTTCCTCCCCGGGAAGGTGGTCCGGTTCCCGCGCGGTCTTTCCGGGCCCTCTCCGTCGGGGAAGAAGTCGGTCCTCAAGGTGCCCCATATGGGATGGAACCAGGTCGCGCGTGTGCAGGACCATCCCGTGCTGCGGGGGATCCCGGACGGGACCTACTTCTACTTCGTCCACTCCTATTACGTGTCGCCGGAGGACCCCTCGGTGGTCGCCTGCCGCACCTCCTACGGCGTCGAGTTCGCCGCCGCCGTGGGGAAGGGGAACCTGCTGGCGGTCCAGTTCCACCCGGAAAAGAGCCAGGCGGCGGGCCTTGCGGTTCTCTCGAGCTTCGGGCGTCTGTGCCGCGAGGCGGCGTGA
- a CDS encoding 1-(5-phosphoribosyl)-5-[(5-phosphoribosylamino)methylideneamino]imidazole-4-carboxamide isomerase yields MAFHVIPAIDIQAGKAVRLRQGRADAATVFSDSPVDVAKRFASGGASMLHVVDLDGAFTGRPVNVETILRIVSGTGVPVQVGGGVRNYDIASRYLGAGVSRVILGTSIVRNPEEVLRITKAYPGKVAAGIDAKEGFVAIRGWVEVTGVRAVDLARQMEERGISCFVYTDIARDGMMEGPNFTSIREFARGLSTPVIASGGVSAIGDLEELRKMESDGVVGVVIGRAMYDGTLSLADVLRMESR; encoded by the coding sequence ATGGCGTTCCATGTGATTCCCGCGATCGACATCCAGGCAGGCAAGGCGGTGCGGCTGCGCCAGGGGCGGGCGGACGCCGCGACCGTCTTCTCCGACTCCCCCGTCGACGTCGCGAAGCGGTTCGCCTCCGGGGGCGCGTCGATGCTCCACGTGGTGGACCTGGACGGCGCCTTCACGGGACGTCCGGTGAACGTCGAGACGATCCTGCGGATCGTGTCCGGCACGGGGGTCCCCGTGCAGGTGGGCGGCGGGGTGCGCAACTACGACATCGCCTCCCGCTACCTGGGCGCGGGCGTTTCCCGGGTCATCCTGGGGACCTCGATCGTCCGGAACCCCGAGGAGGTCCTTCGGATCACGAAGGCCTATCCCGGGAAGGTGGCGGCGGGGATCGACGCGAAGGAGGGGTTTGTCGCCATCCGGGGATGGGTGGAGGTCACGGGGGTCCGGGCGGTCGACCTCGCGCGGCAGATGGAGGAGAGGGGGATCTCCTGCTTCGTCTACACCGACATCGCGCGGGACGGCATGATGGAAGGCCCGAATTTCACCAGCATCCGGGAGTTCGCCCGGGGGCTGTCGACCCCGGTGATCGCCTCGGGCGGAGTCAGCGCGATCGGTGACCTGGAGGAACTCCGGAAGATGGAATCGGACGGGGTGGTCGGCGTGGTGATCGGGAGGGCGATGTACGACGGCACCCTCTCCCTCGCGGACGTCCTCCGCATGGAAAGCCGGTAG